The Syntrophorhabdaceae bacterium genome contains a region encoding:
- the rpsF gene encoding 30S ribosomal protein S6, translated as MARYENIIVINPDFSKEEEDELLKRITTNMEKASATVAKLDDWGVRKLAYPIKKKDRGHYFFYLLDMPEQKVAGLGKFYRTVDGILRHMFVVIDEAKKVPEKAPDQVIFDDGEGDVS; from the coding sequence GTGGCAAGGTATGAGAACATAATCGTTATTAACCCTGACTTTTCCAAAGAGGAGGAGGACGAGCTCCTCAAGAGGATTACGACGAATATGGAGAAGGCGAGCGCAACGGTCGCGAAATTGGACGACTGGGGCGTAAGGAAACTGGCCTATCCTATCAAGAAGAAGGATAGAGGCCATTATTTCTTTTACCTTCTCGATATGCCCGAACAGAAGGTTGCGGGACTCGGCAAATTCTACCGGACGGTGGACGGTATCCTCCGCCACATGTTCGTCGTGATCGACGAAGCGAAGAAGGTCCCGGAGAAGGCGCCCGACCAGGTGATCTTCGATGACGGGGAGGGCGACGTGTCGTGA
- the yajC gene encoding preprotein translocase subunit YajC codes for MNIAHAMGNLGGGAGQGGSSSQLMAFLPLILLFVVFYFLLIRPQQKKAKQQKAFLENLKKGDEVVTSGGMYGKITGIANDAVTLEIAEKIRVKVLKSSIVMSVGKGE; via the coding sequence ATGAATATCGCGCATGCAATGGGTAATTTAGGCGGCGGAGCGGGACAAGGCGGCAGCAGCAGTCAGCTGATGGCCTTTTTGCCTCTCATTCTTCTCTTCGTGGTCTTCTATTTTCTGCTTATACGACCTCAGCAGAAAAAGGCGAAGCAGCAGAAGGCATTTCTCGAAAACCTGAAGAAGGGTGATGAAGTTGTCACATCAGGCGGTATGTATGGTAAAATAACCGGTATCGCCAATGATGCGGTCACATTGGAGATTGCCGAGAAAATTAGGGTAAAAGTACTGAAAAGCTCTATAGTTATGTCTGTAGGGAAAGGAGAATAA
- the tgt gene encoding tRNA guanosine(34) transglycosylase Tgt, whose translation MKIMEILAHDGDARLGVVKTAHGDVETPVFMPVGTQGSVKAATHRDLKEMGVKIILANAYHLYLRPGDSLIKDFGGIHQFSGWDGSVLTDSGGYQIFSLGVLREIKEDGVMFQSHIDGSKHFLSPERAIEIQENIGADICMCFDECAPYPSSFEYTSSSMELTSRWALRCKEAKGKKDSLLFGIIQGGFYDALRVKSARDLVDMDFDGYAVGGLSVGEPKSLMWDMVDAVTPYLPHEKPRYMMGLGFPEDIVEGVKKGIDMFDCVIPTRHARNGSLFTSAGRINIKHARYTRDAKPLDRECDCYTCRTFSRAYLRHLFISHELTGYYLNTLHNIYYYIGLVRKIREAIREKRFDSFYHDFKNKWEGGDVQDEYRACNG comes from the coding sequence ATGAAGATCATGGAAATTCTGGCTCATGACGGAGATGCGAGGCTCGGCGTGGTGAAGACCGCCCACGGCGACGTGGAGACGCCTGTCTTTATGCCCGTCGGCACGCAGGGCTCCGTGAAGGCCGCTACTCATAGAGACCTGAAAGAAATGGGCGTGAAAATCATTCTCGCCAACGCCTACCACCTTTATCTCAGACCCGGCGACAGCCTCATCAAGGATTTCGGAGGCATTCACCAATTCAGCGGCTGGGACGGCTCCGTGCTCACCGATAGCGGCGGCTATCAGATATTCAGTCTCGGGGTACTGAGAGAGATAAAAGAAGACGGGGTGATGTTCCAATCTCACATCGACGGCTCGAAGCATTTCCTCTCCCCTGAACGGGCAATAGAAATCCAGGAAAATATCGGGGCCGACATATGCATGTGCTTCGATGAATGCGCCCCCTACCCTTCATCCTTCGAATATACCAGCTCCTCCATGGAGCTTACCTCCCGCTGGGCATTACGGTGCAAAGAGGCGAAAGGAAAAAAGGATTCCCTTCTATTCGGGATCATCCAGGGCGGGTTCTATGACGCCTTAAGGGTGAAGTCCGCCCGTGACCTCGTAGATATGGATTTCGACGGGTATGCGGTCGGGGGCTTAAGCGTGGGAGAGCCGAAATCTCTCATGTGGGATATGGTGGACGCCGTGACGCCTTATCTCCCTCACGAAAAGCCGAGATACATGATGGGCCTCGGGTTTCCGGAGGATATCGTGGAAGGGGTGAAAAAAGGCATCGATATGTTCGATTGCGTGATCCCGACCCGCCATGCGAGGAACGGAAGCCTCTTCACTTCAGCAGGAAGGATCAATATAAAGCATGCACGCTACACGAGAGACGCCAAGCCTCTCGACCGGGAGTGCGACTGCTATACGTGCAGGACCTTTTCGAGGGCCTATTTGAGACATCTTTTTATATCCCACGAGCTCACGGGGTATTACCTAAACACTCTTCACAACATATATTATTATATCGGACTCGTACGAAAGATACGGGAAGCGATCCGGGAAAAACGGTTCGATTCCTTTTATCATGATTTCAAAAACAAATGGGAGGGAGGTGACGTACAGGATGAATATCGCGCATGCAATGGGTAA